GCCATCTTTTTTTATAACAGCCTGCATAATGACTTTTCCCTCTTTTTTATTACGCCTCGCTATCCAAGGATAGGCAGGAGAAACTTTGCTTTCCGGAATCAGTTTTGGTGGCACTATATTTTCTGCTTCTTTGATCTCTAAATTATGCGGGTAGCTGCTCTTGCCCGTCTCACAATACTCTATATCTTTAAAATACGAGAAGATCAGGTCATGACGATCCTTCGATCTGAAGACTTTGATCAGCGTTCCATCAATTTCATACAATCGCTCATATCCTAGCTTATTATCCCGCCATGCGGTGATCGTTCTCGAATTCAAAGAGGATCGGATTCTGTCTTTGACACGTTTGTCCCAAGTGCGCTTGAATTTCTTATATTCCATCTCCAGTCTGGCGCAGACAGCAACCCGTTCCGATCCAGGATCGGCCATATCAGCAGGGCAATCGGAAAGTTCGGCTCCTACTTCATTCAACATCTCCTGAATAAAGACTTCGGGTGTCATCTCCGAAGCCAGCGATCGACCGTTCAATGCCATAAAAAGGATCGCAAACGCCAAGCAAAACATCAAGATGTTTTGATAAAAGGACAAACCTCAATCCCCCTTTTTAGGCGTGTGTGTGAATAGCTTGAGAGTACCGTATTCTTGTCACTTTAGCTTGCCAAGATTGTCTCTTTCCAATTTCAGCTTTGAGTATTCTATCGCCAGGTCAATCCATCTCTGGATGAGTTCTTTGAATCTCTTATAGGAGTGGACCTGTTGTTTCAATTCCTCAACATCCCGGGCTCTGACATATTCTGTCTTGCTCTTATTCCTATGAGTATAGCTCAGCTGGTAAAATCCGCCCTCCCTCTTCTTTGGATTCTTATACTGCCTGGTAATTGATCCTGGCCGCATTTCATCGATGTCCAGGAGTTCCCGTTTGATCATGGCGATCTGTCGTTCAATATGGATGAGGCTTTTCTCTGCCATAAGCGACCGTCCTCATTGTATCAAAAAACGCCTCCTCAAGTGCCTCCCTTTTTTCTCTGTCTTTTTCCCTCCCTTTAGTATAGCATTATAATGCTATTCTATCCCACTCCTCCCCTCCACCACTCCCGGGAGGTCACGATATGGATCTATGGATTCACTGGTTTTCTGC
This DNA window, taken from Acidobacteriota bacterium, encodes the following:
- a CDS encoding energy transducer TonB; the encoded protein is MSFYQNILMFCLAFAILFMALNGRSLASEMTPEVFIQEMLNEVGAELSDCPADMADPGSERVAVCARLEMEYKKFKRTWDKRVKDRIRSSLNSRTITAWRDNKLGYERLYEIDGTLIKVFRSKDRHDLIFSYFKDIEYCETGKSSYPHNLEIKEAENIVPPKLIPESKVSPAYPWIARRNKKEGKVIMQAVIKKDGTVDDVCVLRVDTPGFNFEIAAAIAMRQWRYKPALQDGR
- a CDS encoding DUF6788 family protein, translated to MAEKSLIHIERQIAMIKRELLDIDEMRPGSITRQYKNPKKREGGFYQLSYTHRNKSKTEYVRARDVEELKQQVHSYKRFKELIQRWIDLAIEYSKLKLERDNLGKLK